One window from the genome of Oryctolagus cuniculus chromosome 1, mOryCun1.1, whole genome shotgun sequence encodes:
- the NIBAN2 gene encoding protein Niban 2 codes for MGDVLSTHLDDARRQHIAEKTGKVLNEFLRFYEDQYGVALFNSMRHEIEGTGSPQAQLLWRKVPLEERVIFSGNLFQYQEDSKKWRNRYSLVPHNYGLVLYENKVAYERQVPPRAIINSAGYKILTSVDQYLELVGNSLPGVASKSGSAPILKCPTQFPLILWHPYARHYYFCMMTEAEQDKWQAVLQDCVRHCNNGIPEDSKVEGPAFTDAIRMYRQSKELYGTWEMLCGNEVQILSNLVLEELGPELKAELAPRLKGKPQERQRQWIQISDAVYRMVYEQAKASFEAVLSKLQQARPAMEAVIRTDMDQVITSKEHLASKIRAFILPKAEVCVRNHVQPYIPSILEALMVPTSQGFTEVRDVFFKEVTDMNLNVINEGGIDKLGEYMEKLSQLAYHPLKMQSCYEKMEPLRLDGLQQRFDVSSTAVFKQRAQIHMREQMDNAVYTFETLLHQELGKGPTREELCKSIQRILERVLKKYDYDSSSVRKKFFREALLQIAIPFLLKKLAPTCKSELPRFQELIFEDFARFILVENTYEEVVLQTVMKDILQAVKEAAVQRKHNLYRDSIVLHNSDPNLHLLAEGAPIDWGQEYGDGGDSSPGGGDSSPGTAEASSLSEKRRRAKQVVSVVQDEEGGLPFQAGSEPQSPDSVTELRGLLARDLQAESPPLLGPLLNGAPAQESPQPEAAPEASSPPPSPPDQLPPGKAVDCEPPKPSDQETGEQVASPGGRAPIHTTTEDSAGVQTEF; via the exons AGAAAACCGGGAAGGTCCTGAACGAGTTCCTCCGCTTCTACGAGGACCAGTATGGCGTCGCGCTCTTCAACAGCATGCGCCACGAGATCGAGGGCACGGGCTCCCCGCAGGCGCAGCTGCTGTGGCGCAAG GTGCCGCTGGAGGAGCGCGTCATCTTCTCGGGGAACCTCTTCCAGTACCAGGAGGACAGCAAGAAGTGGCGGAACCGCTACAGCCTCGTGCCGCACAACTACGGGCTGGTGCTGTACGAGAACAAAGTG GCCTATGAGCGGCAGGTGCCACCCCGAGCCATCATCAACAGTGCTGGCTACAAGATCCTCACCTCCGTGGACCAGTACCTGGAGCTTGTGGGGAACTCCTTACCAG GGGTCGCGTCAAAGTCGGGCAGCGCCCCCATCCTGAAGTGCCCCACTCAGTTCCCGCTCATCCTCTGGCACCCCTACGCCCGGCACTACTACTTCTGCATGATGACGGAAGCCGAGCAGGACAAGTGGCAGGCGGTGCTGCAGGACTGCGTCCGGCACTGCAACAATG GCATCCCGGAGGACTCCAAGGTGGAGGGCCCCGCGTTCACGGACGCCATCCGCATGTACCGCCAGTCGAAGGAGCTGTACGGCACGTGGGAGATGCTGTGCGGGAATGAGGTGCAG ATCCTGAGCAACCTGGtgctggaggagctgggccccGAGCTGAAGGCAGAGCTGGCCCCGCGGCTGAAGGGGAAACCCCAAGAGCGGCAGCGGCAGTGGATCCAG ATCTCGGACGCTGTGTACCGCATGGTGTATGAGCAGGCCAAGGCGAGCTTCGAGGCCGTGCTGTCCAAGCTGCAGCAGGCCCGGCCGGCCATGGAGGCCGTCATCCGCACGGACATGGACCAGGTCATCACCTCCAAGGAGCACCTGGCCAGCAAGATCCGAG CCTTCATCCTCCCCAAGGCAGAGGTGTGCGTGCGGAACCACGTGCAGCCCTACATCCCGTCCATTCTGGAGGCGCTCATGGTGCCCACCAGCCAGGGCTTCACCGAGGTGCGCGACGTCTTCTTCAAGGAGGTCACGGACATGAACCTGAACGTCATCAACGAGGGGGGCATCGACAAGCTGGGCGAG TACATGGAGAAGCTGTCGCAGCTGGCCTACCACCCCCTGAAGATGCAGAGCTGCTACGAGAAGATGGAGCCGCTGCGGCTGGACGGGCTGCAGCAGCGTTTCGACGTGTCCAGCACGGCCGTGTTCAAGCAGCGAGCCCAGATCCACATGCGCGAG CAAATGGACAACGCCGTGTACACCTTCGAGACCCTGCTGCACCAGGAGCTGGGCAAGGGGCCCACGAGGGAGGAGCTGTGCAAGTCGATCCAGCGCATCCTGGAGCGGGTGCTGAAG AAATACGACTATGACAGCAGCTCGGTGCGCAAGAAGTTTTTCCGCGAGGCCCTGCTGCAGATCGCCATCCCCTTCCTGCTGAAGAAGCTGGCGCCCACCTGCAAGTCG GAGCTGCCGCGGTTCCAGGAGCTGATCTTCGAGGATTTCGCCAGGTTCATCCTGGTGGAGAACACGTACGAGGAGGTGGTGCTGCAGACGGTCATGAAAGACATCTTGCAGG CTGTGAAGGAGGCGGCCGTGCAGCGCAAGCACAACCTGTACCGGGACAGCATCGTCCTGCACAACAGTGACCCCaacctgcacctgctggctgaGGGCGCGCCCATCGACTGGGGCCAAGAGTACGGCGATGGTGGCGACAGCAGCCCCGGGGGCGGCGACAGCAGCCCCGGCACCGCCGAAGCAAGCAGCCTCTCGGAAAAGCGACGGCGTGCCAAGCAGGTGGTCTCCGTGGTCCAGGACGAGGAGGGGGGGCTGCCCTTCCAGGCCGGCTCCGAGCCACAGTCTCCGGACAGTGTCACCGAGCTCCGCGGCCTGCTGGCCCGGGATCTGCAGGCTGAGAGTCCCCCGCTGCTCGGCCCCCTGCTCAATGGGGCCCCCGCCCAGGAGAGCCCCCAACCCGAGGCGGCCCCTGAGgcctcctccccgcctccctcgCCGCCCGACCAGCTCCcgcctgggaaggccgtggacTGTGAGCCCCCCAAGCCCAGTGACCAGGAGACAGGCGAGCAGGTGGCCAGCCCTGGCGGCCGCGCCCCCATCCACACCACCACAGAGGACAGCGCCGGGGtgcagactgagttctag